The Eremothecium gossypii ATCC 10895 chromosome IV, complete sequence genome contains a region encoding:
- the UIP5 gene encoding Uip5p (Syntenic homolog of Saccharomyces cerevisiae YKR044W (UIP5)) — protein MGSKRLTSARNHTGAWLTSILVVITFVVFHVIFPALDQEQGDPAVQGLSVVDRWIKEQDGQELRVKRFYNGDASLMVPFLDKINKYWHVSGTAQIKNWEHIELSLRGQKDRWGVLLSNGIGDNTINDFETIVDFSIDTQSYNAPVGDGMAIVLTSQQDYMREDLHSSYARKQYMLNTALEMDNHDLMGFPRNLPGLAIVLDTYKNDPETKLAPPFISMFLNKDPSSEYYDAASDGRRSTSLQLMHLPAHLSGRKTRIRIIYLESVGFLKVDIDYSGKNQWIQLFKQQTGVQLPKNPVTGERYIGIGSKTGTYSQTVILNNVETYEYHWASSTSAEGAEGEDTFDYVQEITKFLKWQLGESIKMEEDEYMKWSLIRTQMFDSDLTRLRDAPPPKKRWSPLGFLKRTCIWFAITVCVYLVSVYIRVILRRKGILRSRLYKRNFPVGLLG, from the coding sequence ATGGGGAGCAAGCGCTTGACCTCTGCTCGTAATCACACGGGCGCCTGGCTCACATCAATACTGGTTGTTATCACATTCGTGGTATTCCATGTGATATTCCCAGCGCTGGATCAAGAGCAGGGTGATCCCGCTGTGCAAGGGCTGTCGGTGGTAGATCGATGGATCAAGGAACAGGACGGGCAGGAATTACGAGTGAAGCGCTTCTATAATGGAGACGCGTCGCTAATGGTACCTTTCCTAGACAAAATAAACAAGTACTGGCATGTCAGTGGCACGGCGCAGATCAAGAATTGGGAACATATCGAGTTGTCGCTCCGGGGACAGAAGGATCGCTGGGGAGTACTTCTCTCGAATGGGATCGGGGATAACACGATCAACGACTTCGAGACCATTGTGGATTTCAGCATTGACACGCAATCTTACAATGCACCTGTAGGTGATGGTATGGCGATTGTACTCACTTCGCAGCAGGACTACATGCGGGAGGACCTCCATTCTTCCTATGCTCGAAAACAATACATGCTGAATACTGCTCTGGAGATGGACAATCATGACTTGATGGGCTTTCCGCGCAATCTTCCAGGTCTGGCAATCGTCTTGGATACATACAAGAATGATCCGGAGACCAAGCTGGCGCCTCCGTTTATATCGATGTTCCTAAACAAGGACCCAAGCAGCGAATACTACGACGCTGCCAGCGATGGCCGTCGCTCAACGTCTTTGCAGCTGATGCATCTGCCGGCACATCTTTCAGGTCGCAAAACGAGAATTCGCATTATATACCTTGAAAGCGTAGGCTTTCTCAAGGTTGATATCGACTACAGTGGGAAGAACCAGTGGATACAGCTCTTTAAGCAGCAGACCGGCGTACAGCTCCCAAAGAATCCTGTTACGGGGGAAAGATACATTGGAATAGGTTCCAAGACTGGCACATACTCGCAGACTGTGATTCTGAATAATGTTGAGACGTATGAATACCACTGGGCGTCGTCTACCTCTGCAGAGGGAGCCGAGGGCGAGGATACCTTTGACTACGTCCAAGAAATCACCAAGTTCCTGAAATGGCAGCTAGGGGAGTCAATTAAGATGGAAGAAGATGAGTACATGAAGTGGTCCTTAATACGGACGCAGATGTTTGACAGTGATCTAACCAGGTTAAGGGACGCGCCACCCCCAAAGAAGAGGTGGAGCCCCTTAGGGTTTCTGAAGCGTACTTGTATATGGTTTGCGATCACTGTATGTGTTTACCTCGTGTCAGTGTATATCAGGGTGATCCTGCGG